The Antedon mediterranea chromosome 11, ecAntMedi1.1, whole genome shotgun sequence genome window below encodes:
- the LOC140062669 gene encoding regulating synaptic membrane exocytosis protein 2-like produces MPITGEIRLSVLYKAADRELVVHTQEAKGIQVRHTTGDPQLPNPYIKIDMLPHRRESIRQRTATVDASLCPVWNKVFVYSNIDENNIDTFGLEFTLWDDIPKRSNTFMGEVLLDLADCDLNGHSQWYNLVDHDENSGPLPKSSPAEVRKTSPCFTRGLPSMPAHDKVKELWENGYLTLRSQGNRSGSDTSICSARSADEHWPYDRSSFTSSTLLPSPTVVKQLTGSKPKIKVLGADSVHESHAGATAAGCLFRPRSSTLPISSLRRSASDRQPTVKSQAKTILRATNSDASLNIQTKSKGIFRRCASFRRADSTSSDRSRGSITSLGSTDSENFIKLLSQTFEDNSLTMQDDEPSGTPEGPGQAKLQNNGMRVCGYIMIDMTVSKGFLEVLIIKVHGLNGSQSEPIDTYVKTYLRDFKKKLQKKKTRVVKKSTNPVYMQKLTYSACDIDRRILQVGVWKKGSGIESNKQLGETRIHLDKCSLDHMEHTKAWYTLYPSLAFARSDSVESQASI; encoded by the exons ATGCCGATAACTGGTGAGATCCGACTAAGTGTACTGTACAAGGCAGCTGACAGAGAACTTGTTGTCCACACTCAAGAGGCGAAAGGCATCCAAGTACGTCATACAACGGGTGACCCACAACTCCCTAATCCTTACATCAAAATAGATATGCTGCCTCATCGACG AGAATCGATACGACAACGAACGGCGACCGTGGATGCTAGTCTATGTCCTGTCTGGAATAAAGTCTTTGTCTATAGCAACATTGATGAAAATAAT ATCGATACATTTGGGCTTGAATTCACACTGTGGGATGATATACCGAAAAGAAGCAACACGTTTATGGGAGAA GTCTTGTTAGATTTAGCTGATTGTGACTTAAATGGACATTCACAATGGTACAACCTTGTTGACCATGATGAAAACAGTGGACCTCTTCCAAAATCTTCTCCGGCAGAAGTCCGTAAAACGTCACCGTGTTTCACGCGTGGTCTTCCGTCCATGCCAGCTCACGATAAAGTGAAGGAACTCTGGGAAAACGGTTACTTAACTCTGAGATCTCAAG GCAATCGCAGCGGTAGTGACACGTCAATATGTAGCGCCCGTAGTGCCGACGAACACTGGCCCTACGATCGTTCATCCTTTACATCGTCAACATTGCTGCCCTCACCGACAGTTGTTAAACAACTTACAG GTTCTAAGCCTAAGATAAAGGTCTTGGGTGCTGATTCAGTGCATGAATCGCATGCCGGTGCAACGGCAGCAGGCTGCCTTTTCCGACCTCGCTCTTCTACCCTACCCATTTCAAGCTTGAGAAGAAGTG CGTCTGACAGACAGCCGACCGTAAAAAGTCAGGCGAAGACTATTCTAAGAGCTACTAACAGCGATGCATCACTGAACATTCAAACTAAATCCAAAG GTATCTTCAGAAGATGTGCATCGTTCCGCAGAGCAGATAGTACATCCAGTGACAGGTCACGTGGTAGCATTACTAGCCTAGGCAGCACGGATTCAGAAAATTTCAT CAAACTATTATCTCAAACTTTTGAAGACAATTCATTGACGATGCAAGACGACGAACCGAGTGGAACACCTGAAGGACCAGGACAAGCAAAGCTTCAGAATAATG GTATGCGGGTGTGTGGTTATATCATGATAGACATGACAGTCAGTAAAGGTTTTCTCGAGGTTCTCATCATAAAGGTGCATGGTCTCAACGGTTCTCAATCTGAACCTATAG ATACGTATGTGAAGACATATTTGAGAGATTTTAAGAAAAAGCTACAGAAGAAGAAAACAAGGGTTGTCAAAAAGTCAACAAATCCAGTTTACATGCAGAAATTGACTTACTCAGCGTGTGATATAGATAGGCGCATTTTACAG GTAGGAGTTTGGAAAAAGGGATCAGGTATTGAAAGTAACAAGCAACTTGGTGAAACTAGAATTCATTTAGATAAATGTTCACTTGATCACATGGAACACACCAAGGCATGGTACACACTCTATCCATCTTTGGCATTTGCAAGAAGCGACTCGGTAGAATCTCAAGCTTCTATTTAG